GTCCGCGCGATCATAGGAGTGCCCGAGCGTGCGAACCCGGACAAGGTGCTGGCGATGCGCGAGTTCGCCGCCGAGGTCGTCGAGGTGGGCCGCGACTTTGACGAGGCCCGCGAGTGGGTAGAGCGAACGGCGACGGCCGAGGGGTACAGGTATGTGCACTCGGGCAACGAGCCGCTGCTCATCGCCGGGGTCGGAATTGCAAGTCTCGAGTTGATCGAGGAGGTGCCGGATCTGGAAGTCGTCATCGTACCGGTCGGTGGCGGCTCTGGAGCCAGCGGGCACATAATCGCGGCCAAGGCGGTCAACCCGAGGATCGAGCTGGTCGGCGTGCAGGCCGAGGGCGCTCCTGCCGTAACGCGCTCGTGGAGGGAGCGACGAATCGTCAGCACGAACACGATGACCACCAGGGCCGAGGGGCTGGCCACCCGCTCCCCGTTTTCCCTCACCCTGGCCATGTTGTGGGATGGGCTCGACGAGATGGTCCTGGTCAGCGACGAGGAAATGGAGGACGGAATCCGAATCCTACTCGATACAACCCGCCAGATCGCCGAGCACGCCGGCGCGGCTCCTGTGGCCGCGGCACGACGCCTGGGTGAGCGCATCGCCGGCCGCAAGGTCGGATTGATCCTGAGCGGCGGGAACATAACCCTGGAAGCGCTGCGCGCGATCCTGTCGCATACGAGAAGCCGGGCTAAGGACGAAGGGAGAGGTGAGAGGTGACGAAGCACGAGCGGGTCTATGCCGCTGTTGACGGCAATCCGGTGGACCGCCCGCCGGTAGCCCTGTGGCGGCACTTCCCGCAAGAGGACCAGCGGGCCGAGACGCTGGCCCAGGCCCACGCGGCGTTCTTCAAGACCTTCGACTGGGACTTCCTGAAGGTCACACCGGCCAGCGCCTTCTACGGCGACGACTGGGGCCTGCGCTCGACCTACAGGCCCAACCGGGAAGGCGTCCGGCACTACACCGAGCGGCCGATCAAGAAGGAAACCGACTGGCCCAAGCTCAAGCGGCTGGACATTAGCACCGGAGCCCACGGCCGCGAGTTGAAGACGATCCGGTTACTCCGAAAGGCGCTGCCGGACGCGATCATCCTGGCCTCGGTCTTCAGCCCGCTCTCTATCGCCCGCGCGCTGGCCGGCGAGACCGCGCTGCTCCGCTACCTGAGGGACTCGGTGGACGAGACGCACGAAGGCCTCGACATCATCACCGAGGCCACGGGCCAGTTCGCGGCCGAGTGCATCGCCTCGGGAGCCGACGGCCTGTTCCTGGCCACCCAGTGTGCCTCCACCGGATACATGACCATCGAGGAGTACGAGGAGTTCGGACGGCCCTACGACCTGCGCGTGCTCGATGCCGCGCGCAAGGCCGAGGTCGTGATGTTGCACATCCACGGCGAGCGAATCATGTTCGAGCAGCTCGTGGACTATCCTGTGCAGATAGTCAACTGGCACGACCGGCGCACCCCGCCGACGCTTCGGGAGGCACGCGAGCAATTCTCGGGCACGATCGCGGGCGGCGTGGACTCCATGGACACGATCGGCAGGGCCGCGCCCGAGCAGGTGGCCGCGGAGGTCCGGGACGCCATTGCCCAGACACAGGGCAAGCGGTTCGTCGTCACCGCGGGATGCGTGATACCCATAGACGCGCCTGAGGAGAACGTGCGGGCGGTGCGCCAGGCGGTTGAGCCGTAGGCGGCATCCTGCCGTCCAAGAGGTAAGACGCGCACCAAGAGAGAAGTCCGGCGCCAGAAGAGGGATCCTGGTGCGCCGGGCCTGAACAGGTTGCGAACGCCCGGCGTATCCAGAGGTCTGAGGGTATCCGGAGGTCCGAGGGGGGGATTGGCCTTGGATGGGTACAGGGTGAGAGGTCTGGCGGTTGCCATCACGGTGGCCGCCGTTGTCGCGGGAGGACTGGGACCGGTCGCAGCAGGACCCGCGGTCCGCCTGTCAATAGCCACCGGGACCACCGGCGGCGTTTACTTCCCCATGGGCGGCGGCCTGGCGTCGCTGATCTCCAAGCACATCCCAGGCGTGACAGCCACGGCCGAGGTCACGCCGGCTTCGGTGGACAACATCCGGCTGCTGCAGGCCAAGCGGGCCGACCTAGCATTTGTCCTGGCGGATACAGCCCACGACGCGATCAAGGGCGAGGAGGCGTTCCGCGGCAGCCCTGTGCCGATTCGGACCCTGGCGCCGCTCTACAACAACTTCAACCACCTGGTGACGGTGGACGGCACCGGCATCACGATCATCGGCGACATTCGCGGCAAGCGCGTCTCGGTCGGCCCGCCAGGCAGCGGGACCGAGGTGACCGCGCTGAGGATCCTGGAGGCGGCGGGCATCCACCCGGATAGGGACATCCGCAGGGAGCGCCTCTCCCCGGCTGCATCCGCCGACGCCATCAAGGACAAGAAGATGGACGCCTTCTTCTGGAGCGGAGGGCTGCCCACAGCCGCAGTGCTGGACCTGGCCGCCTCGCCGGGCATCCGGATCCGGCTGGTGCCGCTGGACGCCCTGCTGCCCGCCATGCAGCGCAAGTGGGGCAACCTCTACTTTCGGTCGGTTGTGATGAAGGAGTTCTATCCCGGGATGCCCGCCGACGCCCCGACCATCGGCGTCGCCAACCTGCTGATCTCGCACGCGGACTTCGACGCTGAACTCGCCTATCAGATTACGAAGCTCCTCTTCGAGCGGCGGCCTGAACTGGCTCAGGTGCACAAAGAGGCGGCCAACATCACGCTGATCGGCGCGGCGGGGCGCTCGCCGCTGCCGTTCCACCCCGGGGCCGTCAGGTACTTCAGGGAGCGAGGAGTCGAAGGGTTCTAGCCATCCCGAAAAGAGGACACGGCCTGAGGCCGCGATCGGCGCGGCGGCAGGCCGCGCCGCCACCGCCTCGGGCGCACGGGCCGGCCTGGTCCCGGCGGTCACCCTGATGCTGGCTGCCGCCGGGGCCGCCTGGATGATGCTGCCGGAGCCCGCGCTGGAGGTGACCCATGTTGGGTCCGGGCGCCTGCTGTGGCGGGTTGCGCTCCGCGAGGGATCCCGCGTCAACCTCAGCTACACGAACTCTATCCACAACGCACCCACGACCGAACTGTTCGTAGCGGAGGGCGGCAGGCTGCGGCTTGTCGAGGTCGCCACGACGAGGGAGGCGGTGCTCGAGTATCTCCGGCTGGACCCACCATACGAGGCGCGCGCCGGGCTGCTGGTGGCCAAGACTCGCGGCCCTGCCCTTGAAGGCTTCACCACGCGCATCGGCCAGACCGGCCAGCAGCGACTCACCGTGGACGGCGCGGAGTTCCCCCTCTTCAGCATCGGTGTCGGGGAGGCGGCGCGCCTGACGCTGAGACGGGTCCCCAGGGCGATCCTTTGGGTGCAGTGAGGGGGGCACAATGCAGCAGCCCGACGAAACGGCCCTGCCCAAGTCCGAAGAGGAACTGAAAGAGATCGTAGAGGAGTACGAGGGCAAGACCCGCAGGCTCGCGGGCGGCTGGGGCCTCCTGGTGACCACCCTGGCCGTGGCGATGTCCCTCTACCACCTGTACGCGGCCACAGCGACGTTCATCCTTCAAGTGCACCTCGCGCGGCACCTGATGTTCGTGATGGTCCTGAGCTTCCTGCTCTACCCGGGCACACGACTCTCCCTCCAGCGGAAGGCCCCTGCCCTCTGGGACGTCGTCCTCGCGGTGGCAAGCATCGCATCCCTGGGATACATCCTCGTGGACTTCGAAGCCTTCATCTACCGGTCCTACATCCCCACCACGCTGGACATGGCCTTCGGCATCATCACGATCCTGCTGGTGCTTGAGGCTACGCGCCGTACGGTCGGCAATGCCCTGATGCTCCTGGTCATCGTCTTTCTGGTCTATGCGTTCGTCGGGCCGTATCTGCCGGAGCCGTGGACCCATCGGGGCTACGACCTGGTCCGGGTCGTCGGGCAGCTCTTCATCACTCTGGAGGGGCTCTTCAGCGTTCCCTTGCAGGTCTCGGCGACGTTCATCATCCTGTTCACGACCTACGGGGCCGTCCTGGACGCCTCGGGAGCCGGGCGGTTCTTCGTGGACCTGGCACTGGCACTAACCCGGGGGCGCCGCACCGGGCCGGGCCAGGCCGTCACCATCGCGTCGTTCCTGCTGGGCGGGCCATCGGGCAGCGGCGTGGCCACCACCGTGTCCGTAGGCGCCATCACCTACCCCCTGTTGAAACGCGCGGGGTACGATCGAGAGTCGGCCG
The Armatimonadota bacterium DNA segment above includes these coding regions:
- a CDS encoding threonine/serine dehydratase → MVRDGRPGFADVLSARRAIAPYLRPTPVVTSPALDRLLGCRAFVKCENANPTRAFKIRGGINLVSRLTADERRRGVIAASTGNHGQSVALAAQIFGVRAIIGVPERANPDKVLAMREFAAEVVEVGRDFDEAREWVERTATAEGYRYVHSGNEPLLIAGVGIASLELIEEVPDLEVVIVPVGGGSGASGHIIAAKAVNPRIELVGVQAEGAPAVTRSWRERRIVSTNTMTTRAEGLATRSPFSLTLAMLWDGLDEMVLVSDEEMEDGIRILLDTTRQIAEHAGAAPVAAARRLGERIAGRKVGLILSGGNITLEALRAILSHTRSRAKDEGRGER
- a CDS encoding uroporphyrinogen decarboxylase, producing MTKHERVYAAVDGNPVDRPPVALWRHFPQEDQRAETLAQAHAAFFKTFDWDFLKVTPASAFYGDDWGLRSTYRPNREGVRHYTERPIKKETDWPKLKRLDISTGAHGRELKTIRLLRKALPDAIILASVFSPLSIARALAGETALLRYLRDSVDETHEGLDIITEATGQFAAECIASGADGLFLATQCASTGYMTIEEYEEFGRPYDLRVLDAARKAEVVMLHIHGERIMFEQLVDYPVQIVNWHDRRTPPTLREAREQFSGTIAGGVDSMDTIGRAAPEQVAAEVRDAIAQTQGKRFVVTAGCVIPIDAPEENVRAVRQAVEP
- a CDS encoding TAXI family TRAP transporter solute-binding subunit; its protein translation is MALDGYRVRGLAVAITVAAVVAGGLGPVAAGPAVRLSIATGTTGGVYFPMGGGLASLISKHIPGVTATAEVTPASVDNIRLLQAKRADLAFVLADTAHDAIKGEEAFRGSPVPIRTLAPLYNNFNHLVTVDGTGITIIGDIRGKRVSVGPPGSGTEVTALRILEAAGIHPDRDIRRERLSPAASADAIKDKKMDAFFWSGGLPTAAVLDLAASPGIRIRLVPLDALLPAMQRKWGNLYFRSVVMKEFYPGMPADAPTIGVANLLISHADFDAELAYQITKLLFERRPELAQVHKEAANITLIGAAGRSPLPFHPGAVRYFRERGVEGF